A single window of Bacteroidota bacterium DNA harbors:
- a CDS encoding OmpA family protein, with translation MFVHAQIDTNALKKIEAKDLRKQGVNAMLQDDANSAVTFLEFAYRKNRSDYKTQLLLAEAYRATRDYARAEKMYESVYKGAPKKYPESLYYLADMQKSNGNYDKAKENFQKFKKEYKGDDRDLKKSAAKEVEFCDSAKNIISKEKKIIVTHLEGDINKVHVEASPLSLDENIMIYSSLRTDKKEYIYEGDTNNALVRKMYIAKKENNEWKFVSEWDGPFNEEGYNTGNASITPDGKKIYFTRCKPNWQGKMICAIYVSELENGTWTEPLKLGKNINNPKFSNTQPAVSIDPVKKNEIVYFVSNNKEGKGGLDIWYFTYDVKKKMYKAPKNAGPKVNTKKDEMSPYFDNETRSLYFSSQGHPGLGGFDVYKAIGDGKKWLSAENVGAPINSGADDIFYTISKNREEGFLVSNRKGGVALKNETCCDDIYSYKYTQYIHINIKGVIYTVENGTNKNLSDAIIEIYSKDKLTGERFLIKTINSNKEGDYDVKIEAGSDYQILVRKDGYLSNSYDFSTRAIATSTTLAKDIPLDPMPKEPIRIPNVLYEFDKANILDASKMALDTTVLRLMQDNPQIIVEIMSHTDSKGNDLYNMKLSQKRAESVVNYLVSKGIKAERLKAKGYGETKPVAPNDKPDGSDNPEGRAQNRRTDFKIIGKLDIEVINDYDDE, from the coding sequence GTGTTTGTACACGCACAGATTGACACCAATGCGCTAAAAAAAATTGAAGCGAAAGATTTGCGCAAACAAGGCGTAAACGCCATGTTGCAAGACGATGCAAATTCAGCGGTTACATTTTTAGAATTCGCTTATCGGAAAAACAGAAGCGATTACAAAACACAATTACTGTTGGCAGAGGCATACCGTGCGACACGAGATTACGCGCGTGCCGAAAAAATGTATGAATCGGTTTATAAAGGCGCGCCTAAAAAATATCCTGAGTCATTATACTATTTGGCCGACATGCAAAAATCCAACGGTAATTATGATAAAGCAAAGGAGAATTTTCAAAAATTTAAAAAGGAATATAAAGGAGATGATCGTGATTTAAAAAAATCAGCAGCTAAAGAGGTAGAGTTTTGCGACTCTGCAAAAAATATTATTTCAAAAGAGAAAAAGATTATCGTAACCCATTTGGAAGGTGATATCAATAAAGTTCATGTAGAAGCAAGTCCGTTAAGTTTAGATGAAAACATAATGATTTATTCCTCCTTACGTACTGATAAAAAGGAATACATCTATGAAGGTGATACAAACAACGCGCTGGTTCGTAAAATGTATATCGCGAAAAAGGAGAATAATGAATGGAAATTTGTGAGTGAGTGGGATGGCCCATTTAATGAAGAGGGGTACAACACAGGAAACGCGAGCATCACACCCGACGGTAAAAAAATATATTTCACGCGTTGCAAACCCAACTGGCAAGGTAAAATGATTTGCGCGATTTATGTTTCGGAGTTGGAAAATGGAACATGGACAGAGCCATTAAAACTGGGAAAGAATATCAATAATCCAAAATTCAGTAATACACAACCTGCTGTTTCCATTGATCCTGTAAAGAAAAATGAGATTGTATATTTCGTTTCAAATAATAAGGAAGGAAAGGGTGGATTGGATATTTGGTACTTTACGTATGATGTAAAAAAGAAAATGTATAAGGCTCCTAAAAACGCCGGACCAAAAGTCAATACAAAGAAAGATGAAATGTCACCTTACTTTGATAATGAAACCAGAAGTTTATACTTCAGCTCTCAAGGACATCCGGGATTGGGAGGTTTTGATGTTTATAAAGCCATTGGCGACGGAAAAAAATGGTTGAGTGCGGAGAATGTAGGAGCGCCGATTAATTCGGGCGCGGATGATATCTTTTATACCATTTCAAAAAATCGGGAAGAAGGATTTTTAGTATCAAACCGAAAGGGTGGAGTAGCACTGAAGAATGAGACTTGTTGTGATGATATTTACTCTTACAAATACACTCAGTACATTCATATTAATATCAAAGGTGTGATTTACACGGTTGAGAATGGAACTAATAAAAATTTAAGCGACGCGATTATTGAAATTTATTCTAAAGATAAATTAACCGGTGAGCGTTTTTTAATTAAAACTATTAACTCGAATAAGGAAGGCGATTATGATGTAAAGATTGAGGCAGGGAGTGACTATCAGATTCTCGTAAGAAAAGATGGTTACTTAAGCAACAGTTATGATTTTAGTACACGTGCTATTGCAACATCAACCACACTGGCAAAAGATATTCCACTTGATCCTATGCCAAAGGAACCAATTCGCATTCCGAATGTGTTGTATGAGTTTGATAAAGCCAATATTCTGGATGCATCTAAAATGGCGTTGGATACAACGGTACTACGTTTAATGCAAGACAATCCGCAAATTATAGTGGAGATTATGTCGCATACTGATAGTAAGGGGAATGATTTGTATAACATGAAACTTTCGCAGAAACGCGCAGAGAGCGTGGTGAATTATTTGGTATCAAAAGGTATAAAAGCTGAGCGATTGAAAGCAAAAGGTTATGGTGAAACAAAACCGGTAGCACCAAATGATAAACCGGATGGTTCTGATAATCCGGAAGGCCGTGCTCAGAACCGTCGCACCGATTTCAAAATCATTGGTAAACTCGATATTGAAGTTATCAATGATTATGATGACGAGTAG
- a CDS encoding endonuclease domain-containing protein, which translates to MQTNSTHHYKANNIIKARARYLRKNQTTAEELLWRIIRNRNIGGLKFRRQQPLANYIADFYCHELKLVIELDGDVHDISWVKERDLLREKAIKKLGIEVLRFSNEQVFSNADFIAERILEIRNSV; encoded by the coding sequence ATGCAAACAAACAGTACGCATCATTACAAGGCAAACAATATTATAAAAGCTAGAGCTAGGTACCTGCGGAAAAACCAGACAACAGCAGAAGAGTTACTTTGGAGAATTATAAGAAACAGAAATATTGGAGGATTAAAATTCAGAAGACAACAGCCTTTAGCAAATTATATCGCCGATTTTTATTGTCATGAATTAAAACTTGTAATTGAGTTGGACGGCGATGTGCATGATATATCTTGGGTAAAGGAAAGAGATTTATTGCGTGAAAAGGCTATCAAAAAATTAGGAATAGAGGTACTTAGATTCAGTAACGAACAGGTTTTTTCTAACGCTGACTTTATCGCTGAAAGGATTCTTGAGATTAGGAATTCGGTTTGA